GCACGGTTAACTCAATTCCACGAGGGATGAACCAAGCCTAGTGTCCTAGGTAGGTTATCTCCTCCAACCCAGGACTCAACCAGATCAAAAGCTGTATTAGACGGGACGGGAGGCTTGAACAACatgtgagaaaaaaacatatagCTTTTTTCTTACAGAGAACACggccagttttatttttttttaaatcactttatgGCATGAATTTTAGGCTGGAGACAGTGTCTCCAAGAAATGTCTTCAAGAAGCATGAAGAAAGCACACAGCCGAGACATATTCCACAGCGAGATGAGAGCTACTTTCCAACTCAACAAAGCAACATGGAAAAAACACCTCATCTGCTGCTTCTAGAGTAATTCTTATTTATCAATCCACTGCCTGTAATTTTACTGTAAGGGGGAGTTCTTTGGCCACAAGTTATTAAATACTTCctatttttaatcaaatgtaAAGGACACTTTTAGTCCTTTAGAAAGCCTATACTTTGCAGTCAGgtaaggcttttttttgtaTACTTTCAGGGATTTAACATGTTTGAAaatcaaaaaaccccatcagTAACTCTAATGGAAGTGTGGTATGTACATGTTAGCCTCTGAAACCACTTCTGCCACATCACGGTGGTTTACATGATGTCATCAAGTAAACAAATGCCTTATCTCTTATACCagataaaaaagcaaaccaaaagaaCCCCAAGCTCACTGTTGAGTGACTGAGAAGAAATCAACCTTAAAACCAAAGGGATGCTGACTTCCATTGCTGGCATAGGATAAGGAGTGTTTGGCAATTTTTGTAGGTAAGGAAATTTCAGGATTTTCCTTTGCATCTGATGTTAACAGGTACTGTCCTTTAGTTTTCAAGCTACCAAAGAGTTTTTCTTGCTAGAAACATACTAAATTGCTTCTTACAGAAATGTTAGACCAGTATAGCTGTCATAGCATTTCCTTTACCTTGGATGCATGAATTTGTGATTCCATTTTCTACAGCTCCTTGGAGTTCTTTGGGTAGCGCTTCAGTGACACTTGCAGCATACTCGATgatgggttttgttgttgctctCTCCCCTAACCTAGGCCTCACCTCTAACTCTGCAGTTACAAGGTGTCGTTTATCTCCTACTGTTTTATCCAGTGTatctacaggaaaaaagaaagctaaacaactgtttggaaaaaatcctgatacataaaataaatctgaaagtgACTCATAagatcatttaaaataaatcaagctacaaaaccagaaataggATGTTCCTTCCATTCACCCATTTTACCTGTAGCTTGGGCAGCATTTAGGATGGTTTCTCTGTATGCTACTTGAAGAGGCCCCAAGTAAGTCTCAATTCCATATTCACGTCTGATTCGGTCATGAATGATCTCTATGTGTAGTTCTCCCATGCCACAAAGAATAGTCTAGTAAGAAGAGttaagagagaagaggaaaaacatgcaaaactcAGGTTTTAATGCAAACTGTTTAAGCAAGGACTTGCATGCTCTTAATAGTTCTTGTAAATACTTCAAATTCTAAGGAGCCTAGAGAGAAACCAGGACTGCTTTAGGTCATCTGACAAAAACACCATATAAGTGAGGGTAATTACCACTACTGTAATTCCGCTATAAAAAAGGTAATCTTATATTATCTTAAAGACTATGTAATTgaaacttttgaaaatacagaactgtCAAAATCATGCAGAGCATAGGATGACTTCCCCTACTCTGTAAAGCACAAGTGCACAAGGCTCCGTTTTCATTTGATGAACTTTGTACATACATGATATGAATATTTAGAGAGTCCTTTTTATTCAAGATAATCTCAATATGCAAATTAATTAGCTGGAGGGTGGTCTTGACAGTTCTAAAATAAAGCTGGGTTATAAGGTGAACAATAGAAGATTCATCTTACTTGTCCTGTGTCAGGATCTAGCTTCACTTTTAAACTTGGATCTTCACGCTGAAGGCAGCTCAATGCGTTATCCAAGTCTGTACATAAATATCAAACATTGTATCTAAAGAGACTTCAGTAATTTGAGATTCACTACGAATGTCTAAACATCACTTTCCTCATAAGGTCAAATCTTATTCTCAGAAGGAACCTAAAGGACCCTAGAGAAGCATAGATTTTGGCAAACAAAGTCAACTCAAATTACAAGCAACTTGCACTTCTGATTCTTTCCAACAAATTAACTGCACACTATggagtattttaatttaatgaataaaaatactattttcacAGTTATATTTTGTGCTTGTATCAAAAGAGAATGCAACCTGTACATACTTCATCAAGCCAGTGAAAAGTGCTGCTCCATTTTTACATGTAATAAAATTTGTCAACTAACTCTGGTGGTTCACCTAAATATTTCAAGATGAGTTCAATATTAAAAGGTTCaactgcaaatgtttttttgcttcttcattATCTTAACTGCTgaggaaagcagctgcaggaaagcagctacTGAATGATAAACTCACAGCTTAGACTTATCTCTGTTAcagtctttggaaaaaaaaaaacaaaaaccaagcaaacaaaaaaacacaccccacaaaggaaaacatccaaaccccccaaaaacagGAAGAGCTTACAACCCAGTGGCTCAGCCTGCAGACATACTGCTCCAAATCTGCATTCTAGCCTGCGCCATCCCATCATACTACACTGGTACttgtccttcctccccttcaCTCCCAACCAAGCTCAGCTTTGTTGGAATGAAGATGGAAAGTTTAAAGTATGCGCTTCCAAAAAGAGTGAAATGGAAACAAGTTCTCTGGTACAGATTCTGTGGAAAGGCAGTAAGATTACAAGACACGCTGAATGGGTGAACCCTAACTAGACACACAGAAGTCTTCGTAAGTGAAGACATTACACAATACAGCAAACCTGTGAGTGCTGACTGAAAAACCCCCACATTTCAAGGTTATTTGTCCTCAGGACACTATGTGCAGCACACCAGCGTGACTGCAGCAAAACTAAGCATGACAGCAGGAAATGAAAGTGcctccctctcttctttcaAAATGAAGAGCTACAACTTTCCTAAACACAAAACATAGAAGAGCACTATTACTGGTACTGTTTGGCATATTAATAGCAAAGGATACTAACAACCACAATCTAAAATATATCATCtgtgcaaaacaccaaaaaggGCCTTATTTAATCACTGACTGATAGATTTGTGCAGCTCAGTCATGTTAACCAGGTGTGCCTGGATTGGGGACGTGCATTGTTCCTTACAAAGGACAATATGGTTACACTGTAATATCTCAGCTGTAGAATATCTTATCATATTCTTAGGTAGCTATGCTGTACCTTGTTGTCTGGCCATTGAAGGAGGTTCAATTGTACAGAAGAACACAGGGTCAGGGATCTCAACGCCTGCCAGCAGAAGGCTCTCCACATCACTGGTAGACCACTTCTCTCTCCCAGCATCCCTTCCAGCTCGGCGTGCTGCAGCAACTGCTGACGCCTTTGATGACACTATGGTATCTCCAGTGGCACTCTGTCAACACCCAGTGACCCACAAGAtacaggaggggaagaggaggggatttgtaaaacaaaacaaaacaacacaacctaaaagccaaaaccacaaaccctgACCATTTCTCTGTTAAAAACCACTTGTGCTGAACTCCACTTATTTACTTAGTCATAGACAATTACTGTAACTTCTCTCTTCAAATAACTACAGTgatctggaagaggaaaaactgtgCTGAAATTTAGACCACCATTTGTTTGCCCAGGtcactgcattttaaatctaaCTTACCAGTCAAGATATAAAGCCACAACGAACAGTATTGGTAAATGAAAATTTGCTTATGCATTCCAAAGTTGgttacattttagaaaatctGTGCAAATGAGATTATGCACCCTGTTCAGACAACACGATACTGAGTTAGTAAACTAATAGAACCAAGCATGAAACAAACTTACTTGAACTTAAGTTAAACTGTTGCATTTGGGTAACTTATTTGGAACATCACTCTCCTCCCCCACAGGAGGTATCTCTGGCATTTGTATTTTGAGAGTTAGAATATAAATACAAGCTCAGAGCCCTACTAAAATACACCTTCAGTTCTCAGTCCTTTCTGTGTAACCAGCACTGCATCTCCCAGGTCAGTTATGGACATCTGTACATTGTAGTGTTTCATTTTAGCAGGAAGTACGTGTGCATGTACTTCAAATAAAGCAGTTTACATATGTCACAACAACCAAGAACACGACTGAGATACAGTACCATAGAAGTAGAAAGCACACTAGTGAAACAAGCTCCCAACTAGAATCAGTATTTTCCATTACCTGTTTTAACCCAACAGTAAGGGCAATGTTGCCAGGCATTAGTGATGGTATTTCAATTTGCTGATCAGCAAAAGGCAAGAGCAGCCGACTTATTCTCtccctgaaaatgaaattttttaattactcaGGACTTTAACAGACATTCCAATGTTACACTAAGCCACACCTCTATGTTACTCACGTGCAACTTTTGTTAATATTGTATACAGCTGATTGAGGTTTCAGTGAGCCTGAGTAAACACGAACAAAAACTAGTGGTCCACGACACTTATCATGGAGAACTTTAAACGCTAGGGCACAAAGGTCATCCTTGTACCATTGTCTGCAAAACAAGATGCACAACAAAAAGCATACTGGTAGGATTAATCCACTCAAACTCATGTTTTCCTAAATTTCAAATCATTTAAGAAGCAATATGTTTCTTATTGTATTATTAAGAGAGGCAGATTTTtgaaaatcagtatttaaaaaaacattaaccTTAGCAGTTCCAGCTCCAGTAGGATATGTAAGATGTCATGTGACTCAGCCAATACTAGAGATGATCCCAAGACCCCAGTTTTGTAAAATGGCAATATCCTCAGATTAAAAATGAACTTTAGATACCTGAAGTGCAGGTTTGACAGCTGGAGATAAATGGATACAATTCCTGTTGCACTAACCGAAGCAGGTTCAGTACTCAAGGGTATTTTTTATATCTGCACATTTTTACTGTTATTTAATACCTAAATacagtaaacatttttaaaattatgaatcCTTGTTGatacttttaattttctccttttatgcCTTCCTAcgtatttttcctttttccttttctccttgtactTACAGAAACTCATAGGAACGCTCATTAGGTGCAGGCAAGTACATAGTTATAGCATCCAGTAACGGCTGCACACCTTTGTTCTTCAGTGCACTGCCACAGAGTACAGGTACCGCTTTCTGAGCTAGCGTGACTCTGCGGATAGCAGACCATAACTgcaaaaaagaattattttctgttaacgTATGGACTACAATTTAGCCTTAAGTTGCATTCCAGCTATCAGATATTGCTAACAAATCCCCAAAAGTTAAGAAGCATGTTTGCAACTACAACATCACTCATCCAAACTCCTTTTACTGATTTTAATGAGCTCAAAACCCAAATGTTTATATGCTAAAACAGAAGACACTGCTTTTAAGATTTCTTAACATTTCATGCAGATCTGCACCTGTTGTTGTTCTATTTCTAAGAGTCCTTTTAATTCAGAGTGTTGTACCTCACCACTTTCAGCATCTGAACATCCAGCCAATTCATAGCAATCGAGATGCGACTTTTGTTAGTAAGAATCAGCAGCTCGGACACAAACTGCATGGACTGTACCTGGAAATTCTATTCACCTTTCCCTAAATGCTTTCAAAGTGGCCTAGCTTTCAGTAAAAAACCTTCCTGAACAAAGGTACCCTACTTTTGAAGTTGCGTCTAGCATGTCTGATAATCACAGTTAGTACATTATCATATAAAATTCATACTGAGCTTGAATATACTTTGTCCTAAAGTCAAAGGACTGGAAATTCAGTACAAAAGCTGGTGTGACTTTTTTTGTTGATAAAAAATTCACAACTGCAAAATCATAATCTGCATGtgccaaaggaagaaaaacccagcCCTTTACAATAACAGCTAGTAAGACCTTGtttataaataatgaaatgtaaaaCTTACCTTGTCAGCTGGTATTAAGTCAAAATTTTCACTATATTCTCCTAGAACCAATTCAGCAAATTGATCATCCAGATCTGCAACCTTCAACAGAATGGTTCTTTATGATTTGGCATATAACAGTTTCACAGATAAGTGAAAAATCTTAGTTATTTAGGAAATATAGCTAAACAGAGCAGGAACAAAGCCTTTAAAGACATCAGAGATCATAAACAACCCAGAGAAGATCACAGAAATGAAGGTTTCAAGaaaggacagggagaaaaaaaaggcaactcaCAAAGCTGCTGTCAGGCAAAGCATCAGTGGGAGAGAGAATGGTTGTACATCTCCCTGAAGCTGAAAAAGCCTGCAGCCATACAGTGACAGCCAGGAAGGGTATAACAGAATGTATTTCAGATCTGCAGACACAGCAAAGTCTGAAGTAAGCAGCAAGTAACCTTTGCAAGCCAACAGATGCACAGCTGGACAAAACAGACAAGCCTTCGGGGCATTTTGACCTCCTTCAGGGCAAAGACCTGTAGGTCCAAGAGTGCATCTGTGTTTTCAAACTGTACCAATTCGCTCGACAAATAAGTTAACTTCTCTTTAAACCTCATCTCACACATACCGTCTGTCATAGACTCGGGACACCGTAAATGCAGGAAGGCACTTTGCCCCCTCTAGTGGCTACGACAGCAATTGACCAAATACTGAAATGAATCATTGATAAGCAATTAGAAGTCTAATCCAGCTAACAACTTAAAACATGAGAGATAAGGGAAAGCATTCACAATTAAGTGAAACCGAAGTGTGCAAGATGGCTGGTATTCGAACTACTGAATTTTACAGTGTTTCTGACAAGGAGTATTAATAGGataaaaagaatatgaaaaagaaaattttatgaaCACAAAATAATGTGGCACCTTAAAATGCCATCTGAAAGGATAAGAAAACCACTCTGGACAAACTATTTCAAGTGTTTTGCACTGCTCAACAGGCAAGTTATCCTTTTAGTTCTATTGATTCTTTCATTCTTCATCCCTTCTAAACTGTCAACTGTGCAAAACCTGGTATCAAGTAGCTTCTATTGCCTTTCATAGCTTCACAGTATGACAATTACGttaaagaagtatttttctcatGTCTCCCATGGACTCGTTGAATGGATCTGGAACAAGATTTATGGTTGGATTCAGCTGCCTCTAACACAATATTTAGGGCCATTTTGACCAGCCTGCAATACCCCATCTGGCTTCTAGCTGCCACTCTAGAAGGGTATGGATATCCTGTAGGTTCTGGATCACACCTCCCAGGCCTCCCAAGGCCTGGGAATGTCCCAAGCATCTCTTGGCATCTAAGACAGTATAATATGCCACGTTAGCTGACCGAATGCTAAACCTGGTGTCTTTCTTCAGTTCCCAATTTATAAAGCAGGgagtattttccattttacacACATATTGTACAGTGAGGGAGTCCAACTCTCTATAGTCAGCATGTTTTGCCATCATAAATTAACGTTTCCAGTGTGCATTAAGAGTCTTCGATAGATGGAAAGGAAGTTGAGAAAACTTGAAATTAGTTCAATAAGGACAAATGCAGAATCTTGCACCTGGGACAGAGCAAATGCATGTGCTGATACAGAGTGGGAATCAACTAGCTAGGAAACAGCTCTGCATAAGTCAACTAGAGGGTCCTGCTGGACAACTGCAGACATTCTCAAGGGcggagaggccctgcagagggatctatGCAAatcagagagctgggcaatcaccaactgtataAAGTTTAACGAGGGCAAACACCCAGTTTTACACcaggggcacagcaaccctggatgtacatacagactggggaactaGAGGctagagagcagctctgcagagaggggcctggggtttctggttgatggcaagttgaacatgagccaacagcgtgccctggcagccaagagggccaaccgtgtcctggggtgcatcaagccctgcgTTGCAGCCGGTCGAaggaggggattgtcctgctctgctctgcactggtgcggcctcaccttgagaactgtgtgcagttccgggcaccacagtacattagggatataaagctactagagagtatccagagaagggccatgaagttagtggagggtttagaggagaaactgtatgaggagtggctaaagtccacttggtttgttcagcctggaggagactgagggcagacctcatcatggtctacagcttcctcaccaggggaggaggaggggcaggcgctgatctcctctctggtgaccgatgacaggacTTGAGGGAATGGCGGGAAGATGTGCCcgggaggtttaggttggatattaggaaaaggttcttcacccagagggtggtggagcactggaacaggctccccagggaggcagtcacggtgccaagcctgatgatattcaagaagcacttggacaatgccctcagagatatggtgtgaatttggggttgtcctgtgcaggcaCAGGAGTTCCCCTTGTGGTTCCCTTCCGACTCAGGACATGATATCATTCTATGATAAGTGAGCATGAGTCAGCAGCATCCCCTTCCAGTGACAAAGGCTAACTGCATACCTGGCTGCATCAGCAAGAGCCTAGCTAGTGGACAAGGGCAAGTGGTTAGTACCTTCTGCCCGGCACTTGTGAAGCTGCATCTAAAACACTGTCTGCTTTTAGGTTCCCCAGCACAAAAGAGACTGATAAACTGTGGGACATCCAGTGGAAAACCACTCAGGTGGCTGGagggcagctggagcccagAGAGACGAGTCTAACTTGGAGAGGCTAAGAGGGTATGCGAATGCTGTCTCTTACTACTTGAAATGGTGGTGGGGAAGCAGAGCCAGATTCTTCGCAGAAGTACACAGGGTCAGTACAAGTGGCCCCATTGCAGGTTGCAACATGGTAACTTCCCATtggacaaaaagaaatatttcgCTACAAGAATGAtcaagcactgggacaggctgcctAGACAGACTGTAATCTCTGTCCTTAGAGACTTGAAAACTCAACTGAACAAggcctgagcaacctgatctaatgcTGAAGTttgccctgctttgagcaggtcACTGCACCAGACACCTCCAGAGGCCCCACTCAGCctatttttgttactgttctAAATAACAGTTGTAAATATATTATGTATTTACTTTAGAACTTTACTTGTTCTATTAAGGTATTTCTGGCATCCTGCACTTCTTGGAACAGGTTGGGATCATCggcctccagcagcagcttttgctcAAAATTTTTTCCATCATCCAAATCAGAAGTAGGTTTCCAAACTATTTGTTCCTTAGTCACAACATCAACCAGACCTCTGAACGTCTTGGCCTCCCCAATGGGCAACTGTGAATAGAGTGGAGATTTTAAGAGAGCtgcaaaaaattaaagaacCTAAAGAAAGGGGTTCcatttgaaagaaagcaaataaacatttcatttctaaGCTTACCTGTAAAAGCAAAGGTTTTGTCTTCAACTTTTGTTTGATGCTCTCAACAGCATAGGTAAAACTATATAAAAAAGATACTAAGTTACACAAAACTTAATGATACAGTAAAATAAGTTAGCATTCCTTATTTACTGCAAAAATTACTCCTACAATTACACAAAAATATGCACCTGCATAATCAAAGATGTATATAGTAAGTATTAACATAATTGGCTTCAACTTGATTAGATACATTCTCCTACAAGGTTTTTAGCAGTGATTAGAATAACTGTCTAAATACCTTGCCCTGTTTTTGTCCATCTTGTTCAAAAAGCAAATTCGTGGTATCTGATGTTTGTCTGCTTGTCTCCACACTGTCAGAGTTTGAGCCTaaagcaaaagacaaaacaaacactaGTGCCAACAGCTGAACTACATATTCCCCAATACCACTGACAGACCGCGTTCAGAGTACACAAGAGAACTGTGCTGAATGTGTTGCAACAATCCCATATCTAGCAGCACAGATGAACTCCACATGCAGCTTTGTCTCATCTCATCTCTCAGCTGCCATCATTCCCCGTCCTTCACTAAGGGAACACAGGCTTATGGGCAAGGGAACCTGGAGAGAAACGAAGCATTACAGGGGACGTATACGGAAAAAACTCAGTAATGTAGACTTAAGACTTTATTGCCAAGTTACTTAAGCACAAACAGGTGAGGATTGCTGTGGCTACACATACAGCACTAAAAACTACTGTGGTTTTGCTAGTAATTTCTGCTGAGCCATTTATGACATGcgtttttatttgaaagttaaaacaggtatcttttaaaaatcagttcagATTCAGAAATAGTCTCTTACCAATACACAGAAATATGCAAGAATTTCCTCCacagttttagaaaaaacacaagcagatctaattgttttgttttcaggggTGGGAGCTCAGTTCATTTTCATATACAATGGCACCTAAACACTTTCCAATAGCAAGTCAAATAATGTGACTCACACTGATCAAAAGTCCTCTTATCCCTCATCTAGAAGAAAGTGATCTCCCATGGAACAGTGATTTCACAACATGTAACTTTCCTGCAGGACTGAACTACTCAAACATCTCATGCTATAATGTCAAATTCCAGCCTGCCTCCACCTTTTCTACCCTGTGCCCCAAAGGGCATGTTAAATAGGCCattgcagggcagggggagaaatTCTGGgttaaaattactatttttctaCACGAaatctgaaaatgagaaatgaacagagattaatttctttccacCGATGGAGATAGCCAGAAGTATTCACCTCAATCAATGTTTGTAAAGGACAGCAATGAAACAATAAACTCTCGCAGACTTTAATGGGAATCTCACTTATTTGCCCCTAATTACCATATAAATTCATGTGCACTACAGGACTTGAAATTAAATGCTTGGCTTCCTGAAGCTGAATTCTGATGCAAGCATCAAAAGAGAGAATACAGAGCAACACCTCTCTactattactgttattatttcAGTCTGATTTAAGTCATTAGACGAAATATATGTCTGCCGTTTATTTTTACCTCAACACCCGCTGAAGCATCAAACACTGCTACCGCTCCATCGAGGACTCTCAAGCAACGTTCAACTTCCACCGTAAAGTCTACATGACCTAAAAAACAATCTTCCTTTTACACCATGATAATTCAAACAGGCAACATCAATAAGtaatcagaatttttcttttaaatttcttttcaaatcatGTCAAAATAACCCTGCCTTCACTTGCACAGAAATAGACCCATCAGTCCTTGAAACACACAAGATAGTTATGTTGCAATCCCAGAGCTGAAAGCAATTTAGTGTGGGAACATCTGAGCTCACTTTAAACAAGCTAGATTAGGCACCAGCAAACAATAATTAGCCATAGCTGAATAGAGCTCAGTATAAGCCTTTTTACTCACACAATTAAACCAATTAAATATTACACCATATTTAAAACCAAGACTTACATTCTATGACACCTCACTGCATCTACTCTCCCCTAATGATGTGAGTACTGCTGAAGTGTAGTACCTGGAGTGTCAATCAGATTGATTCTGTAGTCCTTCCAGTCAAATGTAACAGCAGCAGACTGAATGGTAATACCACGTTCTCGCTCTTGTACCATAAAATCAGTCACCGTGTCCCCATCATCAACATCTGTAAACAGGAAGCAGGATCACAGCTGGGTAGgtaaataattcaaaagctgaAATTGCCTTGAAATACAGATGCCGAGAGAGATTTCGAAATACTGTCCTTTCTGTATATGCATAAGCTATGAAAACTAgcctttttcagaaaattataatGTCAGCTCATTTACCCAGGCTCCCTTTCCAGGGAACAAATGCTCCGTAAGTCAAAGACAAGCAATTCCAGCaacctttttgttgtttttgatCCTAGCAACACCATGAGAAACTTAAAACTAAAGCAAAGTCCAAAGTCATGAACaaacaacagttttaaaaaaacctggctGCACTCATCATACGAAGTGTgactggcatttaaaaaaattagtaattaCAAGGTAATAAAGTTAAAGCTagacttaaaacaaacaagtagGAGGTTGGGGTTTccttgtggggtggttttttttgttataaaaagaGCAGTTCcacatttttaaacaagcaagCCACCAAGTTCAACCACTCCCACAAGCCTAACATCTACCATTCTCATACACAATAGAGAACAGGAAATTAaacttaaaatgtcaaaaagtAGCACAAATGGAGGCTGCTTCAATCTTGAAGAATTCTCTGAGAGTTGTCGAAGCAACGAATTCTTCCTGTGGTAtgactttcaaaagaaattactaCTTTTTGTTCATCTCATTTCTTTGCTGgtcaaaagaagaaacagcattaCCAAAAAGGCCAATGAGCAACAAGTAAATGAAGGAGAACCTCTAATTAAatgttaaacaaaacagaatgcACTAAAAGAAAAGTATGAACGTATGATCTCTCAAAGCACAACTGCCTTGGAACGTAATGGAACGTGCGTTAGAATATCATTATATTGCAGCACAACTTTGGAACCACCGGCAGCAACCTCTAACTGCATTGCATGTTACTGTATACTACTAAATCTCTCAAAgctactgaaatacaaaaagcatttctaaCCTCCAAGTGTTCTTATGTATCCAGAATAATACAGCATTCTCTCTGTTGTTGTAGTTTTCCCTGCATCAATGTGGGCCATAATGCCAATGTTTCGTATTCTGCATAAAGCAAAAACATTGCTTTTACTGTGGAAATCTTTTTATTCAGTGATATTGTTATCTGCATAAACAATTGATATTCACTGACAATAGCATACCAGATAAACAACGTTGTTCGTCTGTTGCATATCTGATACATTCTGATAGCGAAGTACATTTGTACTGAAACAGTGGATTTTCTCATGGATTTTCTTCAGATAAGTAGTACTCAAGAGCTTTGGGACAGGTTTCCGTGCTTCACTTCAGGGGAACGCCACTTCTTGGCCTCATCCTCACCCATCTGCCCCCCCCCAGACAGAAGCAGCCCCTCCACCCTCTCATTCATCCCAATCCCTAACTCCTCATGCCTGAAACAACCCACTGCACATATACACTTTATGCCCCAGATCTAGCGTCC
The DNA window shown above is from Phalacrocorax aristotelis chromosome Z, bGulAri2.1, whole genome shotgun sequence and carries:
- the GFM2 gene encoding ribosome-releasing factor 2, mitochondrial, encoding MLRIMRKLAVNALKSPSLCSEPFKRVYFQKTKMRVLSVTQHNCSLRNYSSPPGDVKSLRSVINPHLSRIRNIGIMAHIDAGKTTTTERMLYYSGYIRTLGDVDDGDTVTDFMVQERERGITIQSAAVTFDWKDYRINLIDTPGHVDFTVEVERCLRVLDGAVAVFDASAGVEAQTLTVWRQADKHQIPRICFLNKMDKNRASFTYAVESIKQKLKTKPLLLQLPIGEAKTFRGLVDVVTKEQIVWKPTSDLDDGKNFEQKLLLEADDPNLFQEVQDARNTLIEQVADLDDQFAELVLGEYSENFDLIPADKLWSAIRRVTLAQKAVPVLCGSALKNKGVQPLLDAITMYLPAPNERSYEFLQWYKDDLCALAFKVLHDKCRGPLVFVRVYSGSLKPQSAVYNINKSCTERISRLLLPFADQQIEIPSLMPGNIALTVGLKQSATGDTIVSSKASAVAAARRAGRDAGREKWSTSDVESLLLAGVEIPDPVFFCTIEPPSMARQQDLDNALSCLQREDPSLKVKLDPDTGQTILCGMGELHIEIIHDRIRREYGIETYLGPLQVAYRETILNAAQATDTLDKTVGDKRHLVTAELEVRPRLGERATTKPIIEYAASVTEALPKELQGAVENGITNSCIQGPLLGFPVQDIDVTVQSLMVHPDTSHTMVSACLSRCMQKALKKGGIQILEPLMKLEITVSEDHLSAALADLAQRRGSIQEIQSRQDNRVVVAAVPLAEMMGYSTVLRSLTSGSATFTLELASYQALNSQEQSALLQRRMGLV